A stretch of DNA from Erwinia aphidicola:
GTGTAGAACGTTGGCAGCGCAAACCAGTGGGCTTCACGCACCGGCGTCCAGTCGACGATGCCCATGCCATAAGAGAGCGCGTAACCAACCAGCACGCCGATCAGAATCGGGATAATCGCCATAAAGCCGCGGAACATCACCGAACCGAAGATAGTCACGCCCAGCGTCACCATCGAGATAATCACGGTTTTACTGTCGGGTGAAGTGCCATCCGCCGGCAGCAGACCGGCCATATTTGCCGCCACGCCCGCCAGTTCCAGCCCGATAACCGCCACAATCGCGCCCATGGCTGCCGGGGGAAACATCACGTCCAGCCAGCCGGTACCGGCCTTTTTGACAATCAGCGCCACCAGGCAGAACAGCACGCCGCACATGATAAAACCGCCCAGCGCCACTTCATAGCCCAGCGGCAGCAGCAACAGCACCGGGGAGATAAAGGCGAAGCTGGAACCGAGGTAGGCCGGGATTTTACCTTTACAGATAAACAGATACAGCAGCGTGCCGATACCGTTGAACAACAGTACCGTGGCCGGGTTGATATGGAACAGGATCGGCACCAGCACGGTGGCGCCAAACATAGCGAACAGGTGTTGGAAGCTAAGTGGAATGGTTTGCAGCAGCGGTGGCCGCTCGCTTACGCCAATTGCGCGACGCGTCATGATGTTGTTACCCCTTGAGTTTGCCTTTGCTATAAAAAAACCGACTCTGCGGTCGGTTTATAAAAATGAATAGTCTATCGACCCACGGCTTTTCCCACGGGCAAAATCAGGCAGACCAGGCGTTATCGTCGCAGGCAGTTTGGGCACGGCCAGCGCGCAGGAACCGGAGCGTACACAACGTACGTGAGGATTCCGAGCACTGCCCGGGTTCAAAATGGCAAGTAAGATAGCCTGGAGCATTGTTTATTTAGTACCAAAAATCTTATCGCCGGCATCGCCGAGGCCTGGGATGATATAGCCCTTCTCGTTCAGGCCCTGGTCGATGGACGCGGTGTACACTTCCACATCCGCGTGCGCTTTCTCCAGCGCCGCCAGCCCTTCCGGTGCCGCGACCAGCACCAGCACCTTGATGCTGGTACAGCCCGCTTTCTTCAGCAGGTCGATGGTGGCGATCATCGAACCACCGGTTGCCAGCATGGGGTCTACCACCAGCGCCATGCGCTCTTCAATGTTGGAGACCAGCTTCTGGAAATAAGGCACCGGCTCCAGCGTCTCTTCATCACGATAGACGCCAACCACGCTGATACGCGCACTCGGCACGTGCTCCAGCACCCCTTCCATCATGCCAAGACCGGCGCGCAGGATTGGCACCACGGTAATTTTCTTACCTTTGATCTGATCGATTTCTACCGGTCCGTTCCAGCCTTCGATGGTCACCTTTTCAGTTTCCAGATCGGCGGTGGCTTCATAAGTCAGCAGACTTCCCACTTCTGACGCGAGTTCACGGAAACGTTTGGTGCTTACGTCATGTTCACGCATCAGACCCAGTTTATGTTTGACCAGCGGGTGTTTGACTTCCACGATCTTCATTGTTGTACTCCCGGAGTGTTAAGCTGCAAAAAAAAATCGCGAGATTATAGCGCCATTTAGG
This window harbors:
- the upp gene encoding uracil phosphoribosyltransferase, which encodes MKIVEVKHPLVKHKLGLMREHDVSTKRFRELASEVGSLLTYEATADLETEKVTIEGWNGPVEIDQIKGKKITVVPILRAGLGMMEGVLEHVPSARISVVGVYRDEETLEPVPYFQKLVSNIEERMALVVDPMLATGGSMIATIDLLKKAGCTSIKVLVLVAAPEGLAALEKAHADVEVYTASIDQGLNEKGYIIPGLGDAGDKIFGTK
- the uraA gene encoding uracil permease, encoding MTRRAIGVSERPPLLQTIPLSFQHLFAMFGATVLVPILFHINPATVLLFNGIGTLLYLFICKGKIPAYLGSSFAFISPVLLLLPLGYEVALGGFIMCGVLFCLVALIVKKAGTGWLDVMFPPAAMGAIVAVIGLELAGVAANMAGLLPADGTSPDSKTVIISMVTLGVTIFGSVMFRGFMAIIPILIGVLVGYALSYGMGIVDWTPVREAHWFALPTFYTPRFEWYAIFTILPAALVVIAEHIGHLVVTANIVKKDLLKDPGLHRSMFANGVSTIFSGFFGSTPNTTYGENIGVMAITRVYSTWVIGGAAILAILLSCVGKLAAAIQAIPVPVMGGVSLLLYGVIGASGIRVLIESKVDYNKAQNLILTSVILIIGVSGAKVHIGAAELKGMALATVVGVGLSLIFKVISLCSREEEVIDVPDERTDGK